One Micromonospora sp. WMMD1120 genomic region harbors:
- a CDS encoding helix-turn-helix domain-containing protein: protein MSDLAAALDIVGARWALLIVERLLDGPQRYGDLQRDLGAPTNMLATRLRELEAAGVLFRLPLRHNTRAYALTDRGLALREAIVALGDWGRNDA, encoded by the coding sequence GTGAGCGACCTCGCCGCGGCCCTCGACATCGTCGGAGCACGGTGGGCCCTTCTCATCGTGGAACGGCTGCTCGACGGGCCACAACGCTACGGCGATCTGCAGCGCGACCTCGGTGCTCCGACGAACATGCTCGCGACACGCCTGCGCGAGCTGGAAGCGGCTGGCGTGCTGTTCCGCCTGCCCCTTCGACACAACACGCGGGCCTATGCGCTCACCGATCGCGGGCTCGCCCTGCGCGAGGCGATCGTCGCACTCGGCGACTGGGGCAGGAACGATGCCTAG
- a CDS encoding helix-turn-helix domain-containing protein, whose amino-acid sequence MDVVPRSVAIAATDGMLHFELALAYEVFGSPPDAVPGPWYDVSVCGTRPARVGRFLLEPDGDLADLARAGTVIVPAVADVDADPPADLVAAVREAHRAGARMVSLCTGVFVLAAAGLLDGLRATTHWAHTEQLAARHPRVTVDPDVLYVDNGEVLTSAGKAAAMDLCLHLVRRDHGSAVANIVARRLVVPPHRAGGQAQFVTTPVPVRDDHPLADLMPWAMRRLDQPLTVADLARQANLSTRHLTRQFHAVTGTTPLRWLLTQRIRRAQELLENTDDGVDAIAAAAGMGTATTLRRHFQRSVGVPPDTYRRTFRA is encoded by the coding sequence ATGGATGTCGTCCCGCGCTCCGTCGCCATCGCCGCCACCGACGGGATGCTCCACTTCGAACTGGCCCTGGCCTACGAGGTCTTCGGCTCACCGCCCGACGCTGTCCCCGGCCCCTGGTACGACGTGAGCGTCTGCGGCACGAGGCCGGCGCGCGTCGGCCGCTTCCTGCTGGAGCCGGACGGCGACCTGGCCGACCTGGCCCGTGCCGGCACGGTGATCGTCCCCGCGGTCGCCGACGTCGACGCAGACCCGCCGGCCGACCTCGTCGCCGCGGTACGCGAGGCCCACCGGGCGGGCGCCCGGATGGTCTCCCTGTGCACCGGGGTCTTCGTGCTCGCCGCCGCCGGGTTGCTGGACGGCCTGCGGGCGACCACGCACTGGGCGCACACCGAGCAACTGGCCGCGCGTCATCCCCGGGTGACGGTCGACCCGGACGTGCTCTACGTCGACAACGGCGAGGTGCTGACGTCGGCGGGCAAGGCCGCGGCGATGGACCTCTGCCTGCACCTGGTCCGGCGTGACCATGGGTCGGCGGTCGCCAACATCGTCGCCCGTCGCCTGGTGGTGCCGCCGCACCGGGCGGGTGGCCAGGCCCAGTTCGTCACCACGCCGGTGCCGGTCCGGGACGACCATCCACTGGCCGATCTGATGCCGTGGGCGATGCGGCGGCTGGACCAGCCGCTCACCGTGGCGGACCTGGCCCGGCAGGCGAACCTGAGCACCCGTCACCTGACCCGGCAGTTCCACGCGGTCACCGGCACCACCCCGCTGCGGTGGCTGCTGACCCAGCGGATCCGGCGCGCGCAGGAGCTGCTCGAGAACACCGACGACGGCGTGGACGCGATCGCGGCGGCCGCCGGCATGGGCACCGCGACGACGCTGCGTCGCCACTTCCAACGCTCGGTCGGCGTGCCGCCGGACACCTACCGCCGCACGTTCAGGGCATGA
- a CDS encoding nuclear transport factor 2 family protein, whose translation MTDFRAAVEAGDLDAIEASLADNVVFRSPVAFKPYPGKAITVAIVRGVLRVFEDFRYVRELSGEGGRDHALVFEARMGDVAVEGCDFLHLDESGLIDELTVMVRPLSAAQTLAAAMAAQFEQIQREATTG comes from the coding sequence GTGACCGACTTTCGTGCGGCGGTTGAAGCGGGCGACCTCGACGCCATCGAGGCGTCCCTGGCCGACAACGTGGTGTTCCGCAGTCCAGTGGCGTTCAAGCCCTATCCGGGCAAGGCGATCACCGTTGCGATCGTGCGGGGTGTGCTGCGGGTCTTCGAGGACTTCCGGTACGTCCGCGAGTTGAGCGGCGAGGGCGGTCGCGATCACGCGTTGGTGTTCGAGGCGCGGATGGGTGACGTCGCCGTCGAGGGCTGTGACTTCCTGCATCTGGATGAGAGCGGTCTGATCGATGAGTTGACGGTCATGGTTCGACCGCTGTCCGCCGCGCAGACCCTGGCCGCCGCGATGGCCGCGCAGTTCGAGCAGATCCAGCGCGAGGCGACCACTGGCTAG
- a CDS encoding carbon-nitrogen hydrolase family protein, whose translation MPGLRIALANVEIPTSPEDSVTRAEHAVRAAAEAGARIVCFPEAYVPGYPWPPRTRKPVTAEFLAAAHERIARVAGESRIHVVLGTERYVSDKPRLTALVLGPDGDVVGHQDKVQLDPDEDATYEPGAGRRVFDVDGVRFGITICHEGFRYPETVRWAVRNGAQLVFHPHYNEAEPGSFQPTEFADPRNSFHEKAFLCRAAENACYVAAVNCASPGSPTTSAVVGPDGTLLDFQPYGTPGLLVCDIDPTAASPLLAQRLRTTP comes from the coding sequence ATGCCAGGCCTTCGCATCGCGCTCGCCAATGTCGAGATCCCGACGAGCCCGGAGGACTCGGTGACGCGGGCCGAGCACGCGGTGCGGGCCGCCGCCGAGGCGGGCGCTCGCATCGTGTGCTTCCCGGAGGCGTACGTGCCGGGGTACCCCTGGCCGCCGCGCACGCGTAAGCCGGTGACCGCCGAGTTCCTGGCGGCCGCGCACGAGCGCATCGCCAGGGTCGCGGGCGAGAGCCGGATCCACGTGGTGCTCGGCACCGAGCGGTACGTGTCGGACAAGCCGCGGCTGACCGCGCTCGTGCTGGGACCGGATGGCGACGTGGTGGGGCACCAGGACAAGGTGCAGCTTGATCCGGACGAGGACGCCACCTACGAGCCGGGCGCCGGGCGGCGGGTGTTCGACGTCGACGGCGTCCGCTTCGGCATCACGATCTGCCACGAAGGCTTCCGCTACCCGGAGACCGTGCGCTGGGCGGTACGCAACGGAGCGCAGCTGGTGTTCCACCCGCACTACAACGAAGCCGAGCCCGGATCGTTCCAGCCCACCGAGTTCGCCGACCCGAGGAACTCCTTCCACGAGAAGGCGTTCCTCTGTCGCGCCGCGGAGAACGCCTGTTACGTCGCCGCCGTCAACTGCGCGAGCCCCGGCTCGCCCACCACCTCCGCCGTCGTAGGACCGGACGGCACGCTGCTCGACTTCCAGCCGTACGGCACGCCCGGCCTGTTGGTCTGCGACATCGATCCGACCGCGGCCAGCCCACTGCTCGCCCAGCGGCTGCGAACCACTCCTTGA
- a CDS encoding saccharopine dehydrogenase NADP-binding domain-containing protein — MSGIVWGTSFRTLVATIRPDQDLWQWITSRHGELDMATVGNIAVYGAYGHTGRFVVAELRRRGLVPLLLGRDRDRLLALAQDHPGAEARPASVDDPASLDRALDGAEAVINAAGPFASTAGPVVEAALRASIPYVDVAAEIEANLDTFAHHAERARAAGLLVVPAMAFFGGLGDLLATAAMGDWTAADEVHVAYGLTSWHPTGGTLASGAVSTQRRGGRRLRFTGGRLRHHDDALPTLEWPFPAPLGPRPVLGEFTMADVVTIPSHLAVSEVRTYMTTRAAADLGSSEPTAPTAVDEWGRSAQTFVVDVLVRSGGTERRLAATGQDIYAVSAPLAVEAVDRIRTGRARTTGVVSAGAAFDAVDFLGALSTHLTVHRPADV; from the coding sequence ATGTCGGGAATTGTATGGGGCACGTCGTTCCGGACACTGGTGGCGACCATCCGGCCCGACCAGGATCTCTGGCAGTGGATCACCTCGAGGCATGGAGAGCTGGACATGGCGACGGTCGGGAACATCGCGGTCTACGGCGCGTACGGGCACACCGGGCGGTTCGTGGTGGCCGAGCTGCGCAGGCGCGGGTTGGTCCCGCTGCTGCTCGGCCGGGACCGGGACCGGCTGCTGGCGCTGGCCCAGGACCATCCGGGTGCCGAGGCACGACCGGCGTCGGTCGACGATCCGGCCTCGCTCGACCGGGCCCTCGACGGCGCGGAAGCTGTGATCAACGCCGCCGGGCCGTTCGCCTCGACCGCCGGCCCGGTGGTCGAAGCAGCCCTGCGCGCCAGCATTCCCTACGTCGATGTGGCGGCGGAGATCGAGGCCAACCTCGACACCTTCGCCCATCACGCCGAGCGCGCCCGCGCCGCCGGCCTCTTGGTGGTCCCCGCGATGGCCTTCTTCGGCGGCCTCGGTGACCTGCTGGCCACTGCCGCGATGGGCGACTGGACGGCCGCGGACGAGGTGCATGTCGCGTACGGCCTGACCAGCTGGCACCCCACCGGCGGCACGCTGGCCTCGGGGGCGGTCTCGACCCAGCGGCGCGGTGGCCGCCGCCTCCGCTTCACCGGCGGACGGTTGCGTCACCACGACGACGCGCTGCCCACCCTGGAGTGGCCCTTTCCGGCCCCGCTCGGCCCGCGACCCGTGCTCGGCGAGTTCACCATGGCCGACGTCGTCACCATCCCCAGCCACCTGGCCGTCTCCGAGGTCCGCACCTACATGACCACCCGGGCGGCCGCGGACCTGGGATCTTCCGAACCCACCGCGCCGACCGCCGTCGACGAGTGGGGCCGCTCCGCGCAGACGTTCGTCGTCGACGTCCTCGTCCGGTCCGGCGGCACGGAACGCCGACTCGCCGCCACCGGTCAGGACATCTACGCCGTCAGCGCGCCCCTCGCGGTGGAGGCCGTCGACCGCATCCGCACCGGGCGTGCCCGGACGACAGGTGTCGTCTCCGCGGGCGCGGCCTTCGACGCCGTGGACTTCCTCGGCGCTCTCTCCACGCACCTCACGGTGCACCGTCCGGCGGACGTCTGA
- the mtnA gene encoding S-methyl-5-thioribose-1-phosphate isomerase — protein sequence MTASGTRSSGTPRATDRPAHFGTSAMEEQFMQRSVDWEPGCVVAVDQTTLPHEMTVLHMTSIDQIITAIQRLAIRGAPALGLAGGLGVALSAHLRSVDDNVDHAAVRADAELLAAARPTAVNLRWGVDRALGRLADGPDAVLQEALDMISEDERTNRAAATRAAALIREVSPRRPLHVLTHCNTGRLATGGWGTALGAIRELAAGRDLGSVLATETRPLLQGARLTVWELAEAGIPHRLCIDSAAAAAMARGLVDCVIVGADRIAANGDTANKIGTYALAVAAARHDIPFVVVAPESSVDVTTPHGDDILIEDRPADEVLEISGAQIAQPGTAVYNPAFDVTPIDLITAIVTEDRIIRPTRTGDTPPIRHAAAHLAREARELYLRGWLEGTSGNLSTRLDDATILVTTSGRSKGRLTESDTVPVSVRTGTPVRADGPKPSAETSIHAAIYAADPRCGAVIHVHSPHATAVAVLAARANRTSVRFVDLELIKGGPDLRVVERRGCCGGRRARCGFRECRHAPVDAGRPVGPHDTLCLARRIRRHARPDTTRRPDRSGSGQCEPAVGHR from the coding sequence GTGACGGCCAGCGGCACTCGCAGTTCCGGGACGCCTCGAGCCACCGATCGACCTGCCCACTTCGGCACTTCGGCGATGGAGGAGCAATTCATGCAGCGTTCGGTCGACTGGGAACCCGGCTGCGTCGTCGCTGTCGACCAGACGACACTCCCCCACGAGATGACCGTCCTGCACATGACCAGCATCGACCAGATCATCACGGCGATTCAGCGCCTGGCGATCCGGGGCGCTCCGGCCCTCGGACTGGCAGGTGGACTCGGCGTCGCCCTGTCGGCGCACCTGCGATCCGTCGACGACAATGTCGATCATGCTGCGGTACGGGCGGACGCCGAACTACTCGCGGCCGCCCGACCCACCGCCGTGAACCTGCGGTGGGGTGTTGACCGGGCGCTCGGCCGGCTCGCGGACGGCCCGGATGCCGTCCTGCAAGAGGCCCTCGACATGATCAGCGAGGACGAGCGGACGAACCGCGCCGCAGCGACACGTGCCGCGGCCCTCATCCGTGAGGTGTCCCCGCGGCGGCCACTGCACGTCCTCACCCACTGCAATACCGGCCGATTGGCGACCGGCGGCTGGGGAACGGCCCTGGGCGCGATCCGCGAGCTGGCGGCCGGCCGTGACCTCGGCTCGGTGCTCGCGACCGAGACCCGGCCACTGCTGCAGGGTGCCCGACTCACCGTGTGGGAGCTCGCCGAGGCGGGCATCCCGCACCGGCTGTGTATCGACTCGGCCGCCGCGGCGGCCATGGCCCGTGGCCTGGTCGACTGCGTCATCGTCGGCGCGGACCGCATCGCCGCGAACGGCGACACCGCCAACAAGATCGGCACCTATGCGTTGGCCGTGGCCGCGGCGCGCCACGACATCCCGTTCGTCGTCGTCGCACCGGAGTCGTCGGTCGACGTCACCACGCCACACGGCGATGACATCCTCATCGAGGACCGGCCCGCCGACGAGGTACTGGAGATCTCGGGCGCACAGATCGCGCAGCCCGGGACAGCGGTCTACAACCCCGCGTTTGACGTCACACCGATCGACCTGATCACAGCCATTGTCACCGAGGACCGGATCATCCGGCCCACCCGGACCGGCGACACCCCGCCGATCCGCCACGCAGCCGCCCACCTGGCGCGGGAGGCCCGGGAGCTGTACCTGCGGGGGTGGCTCGAGGGTACGTCCGGCAACCTCTCCACGCGGCTCGACGACGCCACGATCCTCGTCACCACGAGTGGACGCAGCAAGGGACGGCTGACGGAGAGCGACACCGTACCCGTCAGCGTGCGGACCGGGACGCCCGTGCGGGCCGACGGGCCGAAGCCGTCCGCCGAGACCAGCATCCACGCCGCCATCTACGCCGCCGATCCGCGCTGCGGCGCGGTCATCCACGTGCATTCCCCGCACGCCACCGCCGTCGCCGTGTTGGCGGCCCGCGCCAACCGGACGTCGGTACGGTTCGTCGATCTCGAACTGATCAAGGGAGGTCCTGACCTCCGCGTGGTGGAACGACGCGGATGCTGTGGCGGGCGACGTGCGCGGTGCGGGTTCCGCGAGTGTCGTCATGCGCCTGTTGACGCAGGACGCCCCGTTGGGCCTCACGACACGCTATGCCTCGCGAGACGTATTCGTCGACACGCTCGGCCAGATACCACGAGGCGCCCTGATCGAAGTGGATCTGGCCAGTGCGAGCCTGCAGTCGGGCACCGCTGA
- a CDS encoding VOC family protein, translated as MTDHLHFASMARMSLFITCPVESVERATAFYTALGWTLNTEMSDHNVSCFAIAPEQYVMLGSREMYASVGGVEELVGGPDTPSKVTVSFNLGSREAVDELVDRAGAAGGRIGDTDDYPFMYQRQFDDPDGYHYSPFWMKADADPTA; from the coding sequence TTGACAGACCACTTGCATTTTGCAAGCATGGCCCGCATGAGCCTCTTCATCACCTGCCCGGTCGAGAGCGTCGAGCGCGCAACCGCCTTCTACACGGCCCTCGGCTGGACCCTGAACACCGAGATGTCCGACCACAATGTGTCGTGCTTCGCGATCGCGCCCGAGCAGTACGTCATGCTCGGCAGCCGCGAGATGTACGCGAGCGTCGGCGGAGTCGAAGAGCTGGTCGGTGGACCTGACACGCCCTCGAAGGTCACGGTCTCGTTCAACCTGGGCAGCCGCGAGGCGGTCGACGAGCTGGTTGACCGCGCCGGCGCGGCCGGCGGGCGGATCGGTGACACCGACGACTACCCCTTCATGTACCAGCGCCAATTCGACGACCCCGACGGCTACCACTACTCACCGTTCTGGATGAAGGCGGACGCCGATCCGACCGCGTGA
- a CDS encoding RNA 2'-phosphotransferase, giving the protein MDRERLVRLSKRMSKALRHDPDRAGLVLDPAGWTPVDALLAALRIERAELDAVVAGNDKQRFAVERGADGVLRIRANQGHSVPVDLGLPPATPPDRLYHGTGAGALESIRATGLHRGGRHHVHLSADSETAHWVGARRAGRVVILTVDAATMAADGHVFHRSANGVWLTDAVPARYLLD; this is encoded by the coding sequence GTGGATCGCGAGCGCCTGGTGAGGTTGAGCAAACGGATGTCGAAGGCCCTCCGGCACGATCCCGACCGGGCCGGCCTGGTGCTCGACCCGGCCGGTTGGACTCCGGTCGACGCCCTGCTCGCCGCCCTCCGCATCGAGCGGGCCGAGCTGGACGCGGTCGTCGCCGGCAACGACAAGCAGCGGTTCGCTGTCGAGCGTGGCGCCGACGGGGTGCTGCGGATCCGGGCCAACCAGGGCCACTCCGTCCCGGTGGACCTCGGGCTGCCCCCGGCGACCCCGCCGGACCGGCTCTATCACGGCACCGGTGCCGGCGCGCTGGAGTCGATCCGGGCCACCGGCCTGCACCGCGGCGGCCGGCACCACGTCCATCTCTCCGCCGACTCCGAAACCGCCCATTGGGTCGGCGCTCGACGGGCCGGTCGGGTGGTGATCCTCACCGTCGACGCGGCGACGATGGCCGCCGACGGGCACGTGTTCCACCGCAGCGCCAACGGCGTCTGGCTCACCGACGCGGTCCCGGCCCGCTACCTGCTCGACTGA